In a genomic window of Streptomyces sp. NBC_01142:
- a CDS encoding TetR/AcrR family transcriptional regulator: MSNPSTPARGRPARLDPAATVETALDLLDEAGLDALTMRRLADAMGVQAGALYRYFATKQDLLTAMAERILAEALAPEGSTDGDWDSRLPALARGMRAALLARRDGARVFAGTHSTGTHTLTFADTVIGVLRDAGFDDDAAARTLLTVTSFTVGHTLEEQAALGHHNGAPADANRLREAVADEGYPHLTATLPLLTGSDFAAHFEFGLRLLVQGLRDLRQQG; encoded by the coding sequence ATGAGCAATCCGTCAACCCCCGCCCGAGGCCGCCCGGCACGCCTGGACCCCGCGGCCACCGTCGAGACCGCCCTCGACCTGCTCGACGAGGCAGGACTGGATGCCTTGACCATGCGGCGCCTGGCCGATGCGATGGGTGTCCAGGCAGGCGCCCTCTACCGCTACTTCGCCACCAAGCAGGACCTGCTGACGGCCATGGCGGAGCGGATACTCGCCGAAGCCCTCGCCCCTGAAGGCTCCACGGACGGAGACTGGGACAGTCGGCTACCTGCCCTGGCGAGGGGAATGCGCGCGGCGCTCCTCGCGCGACGCGATGGTGCTCGCGTCTTCGCCGGAACGCACTCGACCGGCACCCATACCTTGACCTTCGCCGACACCGTGATCGGCGTTCTGCGCGACGCCGGCTTCGACGACGACGCCGCCGCACGCACTCTGTTGACGGTGACCAGCTTCACTGTTGGCCACACCTTGGAAGAGCAAGCAGCCCTGGGTCACCACAACGGCGCCCCGGCGGACGCCAACCGCTTGCGCGAGGCCGTGGCCGACGAAGGGTACCCACACCTGACGGCCACACTGCCCCTGCTCACAGGCTCGGACTTCGCTGCGCACTTCGAGTTCGGTCTTCGCCTGCTCGTGCAAGGACTACGAGACCTGCGACAGCAAGGCTGA